A genome region from Gammaproteobacteria bacterium includes the following:
- the uvrY gene encoding UvrY/SirA/GacA family response regulator transcription factor gives MIRTLIVDDHNLVRHGIQSMLNGVEGIKVVGEALNGEDAVKLAREVRPDVVLMDLKMPGIGGLEATRKLLRIDPDIKVLVVTVCDDDIFPARLLQAGASGYLTKGAKKDELIQAIRAVHSGQRYISPAIAQQLAFKHLTDADDSPIESLSERELQVMLMIVNGLRPAEISEKLCLSPKTVNSYRYRLFDKLKVKNDVELTLLAIRHGLMDSQDVKTTDDES, from the coding sequence TTGATAAGAACACTAATCGTTGACGATCATAACTTGGTTCGTCATGGCATACAAAGTATGCTTAATGGGGTGGAAGGAATTAAGGTTGTTGGTGAAGCGCTAAATGGCGAAGACGCAGTAAAACTCGCAAGAGAAGTTCGTCCAGATGTTGTTCTGATGGACCTGAAAATGCCCGGAATTGGCGGTCTAGAAGCAACACGTAAACTACTTCGTATCGATCCTGATATCAAAGTTCTCGTTGTGACAGTGTGTGATGATGACATTTTCCCTGCTCGTTTATTACAGGCTGGCGCTTCAGGGTATTTAACTAAAGGCGCTAAAAAAGACGAGCTTATCCAAGCAATTCGAGCTGTACATTCTGGCCAACGTTATATTAGTCCTGCAATTGCACAACAATTAGCATTTAAGCATCTGACAGATGCGGATGATTCTCCAATAGAATCACTCTCTGAGCGAGAATTGCAAGTGATGTTGATGATCGTTAATGGGCTGCGTCCTGCAGAAATTTCAGAGAAATTATGCTTAAGCCCTAAGACTGTGAATAGTTATCGATATCGTTTATTCGATAAACTGAAAGTGAAAAATGATGTTGAGTTAACACTTTTAGCTATTCGACATGGCTTGATGGATTCTCAAGACGTAAAAACGACAGACGACGAAAGCTAG
- a CDS encoding Bax inhibitor-1/YccA family protein has protein sequence MNPQFQPMATIQASDVSINRVLKNTYMLLGMTMLFSAITAYFSMSINSQPNFILTLVGMFGLLYLTTRLQNSVWGIVSCFAFTGFMGYTIGPVLNMTIHGYSNGAQLIMTSLGSTGLIFLALSAYVITSRRNFTFMGGFLFIAVTAAFLAGIANIFFNLPMLQLIVSGAFAVISSGYILFTTSLIIQGGERNYIMATVSLFVSLFNLFISLLQILSFFAGRRD, from the coding sequence ATGAACCCACAATTTCAACCAATGGCAACGATTCAAGCGTCGGATGTGTCTATCAACCGCGTCTTAAAAAATACCTATATGCTATTAGGTATGACAATGCTATTCAGTGCAATTACTGCCTATTTTTCAATGAGCATTAATTCACAGCCTAACTTTATATTAACTCTGGTTGGCATGTTCGGTTTACTTTATCTAACAACTCGTTTGCAAAACTCAGTATGGGGAATTGTTAGCTGCTTCGCATTCACAGGATTTATGGGTTACACAATAGGTCCCGTTCTTAACATGACCATACATGGATACTCTAATGGTGCCCAATTAATCATGACCTCTCTAGGCTCTACGGGTCTTATTTTTCTTGCTTTATCAGCGTACGTCATTACAAGTCGCCGTAATTTTACCTTTATGGGTGGGTTTTTATTTATTGCAGTAACTGCTGCATTTTTAGCAGGAATCGCCAATATATTTTTCAATCTTCCTATGCTCCAACTCATTGTCTCGGGTGCATTTGCCGTAATTTCATCAGGATATATACTATTTACGACGAGCTTGATCATTCAAGGTGGTGAACGAAATTACATAATGGCTACCGTGTCATTATTTGTTTCTCTCTTTAATTTGTTCATTAGTTTGTTGCAGATTCTCAGTTTCTTTGCTGGAAGAAGGGATTAA